A genome region from Ignavibacteriota bacterium includes the following:
- the panB gene encoding 3-methyl-2-oxobutanoate hydroxymethyltransferase: MSTAQADHRPRVVTTRSVMNMKKTGEKITALTGYDFLIARLLDQVGIDIILVGDSLGNVVQGHETTLPVTVDDMIYHAKAVKRAVKNALIVVDMPFMSYQTSVDDAVRNCGRVMKEVGVGAVKLEGGAHIAEIVRHLVRIGIPVMGHLGLTPQAINKFGTYEVRATEEAEAAELIADAKTLAEAGAFSIVLEKIPSELARRVTAEVPVPTIGIGAGAGCDGQVLVVYDMLGLTEEFKPRFVRRYGEMAEGMRVAFRRYIADVKGGEFPRREESY; this comes from the coding sequence ATGAGCACAGCACAAGCGGATCATCGTCCCCGTGTCGTGACGACCCGTTCGGTGATGAACATGAAGAAGACCGGGGAGAAGATCACCGCGCTCACGGGGTATGATTTCCTGATCGCGCGGTTGCTGGATCAGGTCGGGATCGACATCATTCTGGTGGGGGACTCGCTGGGGAACGTGGTCCAGGGGCATGAGACCACATTGCCCGTCACCGTCGACGACATGATCTATCATGCGAAGGCGGTCAAGCGTGCCGTCAAGAACGCGCTCATCGTCGTGGACATGCCGTTCATGTCGTATCAGACGAGCGTGGACGATGCCGTGCGGAACTGCGGGCGGGTCATGAAGGAGGTGGGGGTGGGGGCGGTGAAGCTCGAGGGGGGTGCACACATCGCCGAGATCGTGCGGCATCTGGTGAGGATCGGGATCCCGGTGATGGGGCATCTGGGGCTGACGCCGCAGGCCATCAACAAGTTCGGGACGTACGAGGTGCGGGCGACGGAGGAGGCGGAGGCGGCCGAGCTCATTGCGGATGCGAAGACGCTGGCCGAGGCCGGGGCGTTCTCGATCGTGTTGGAGAAGATCCCGTCGGAGTTGGCGCGGCGGGTGACGGCCGAGGTACCGGTGCCGACGATCGGGATCGGGGCGGGGGCGGGGTGTGACGGTCAGGTGCTGGTGGTGTATGACATGTTGGGGTTGACGGAGGAATTCAAGCCGCGGTTTGTGCGGAGGTACGGGGAGATGGCGGAGGGGATGCGGGTGGCGTTCCGGCGGTACATCGCGGACGTCAAGGGTGGGGAATTCCCGCGGCGTGAAGAGAGTTACTGA
- the surE gene encoding 5'/3'-nucleotidase SurE: MHILVCNDDGIDAPGIYALAQELKSIAKVTVIAPDRQQSAVGHAITMQSPLRVVEYRKDGVFFGYAVKGTPADAVKLGVKCLLEEPVDLCVSGINHGSNTAINIIYSGTVSAATEGTVLGIPSIAMSLTTYAECDFGVAARFAKKLALEVMQRGLPAGTLLNVNVPALAESEIKGVKITKQGISSWADTFDRRKDPAGREYFWLTGTMDVTDTDPETDQLAIQAGYISVTPVHYQLTDEVQREVMQGWGLR; the protein is encoded by the coding sequence ATGCATATACTTGTGTGTAATGATGATGGGATCGATGCGCCGGGGATCTACGCGCTGGCGCAGGAGTTGAAGAGCATCGCGAAGGTCACGGTGATCGCGCCGGACCGTCAGCAGAGTGCGGTGGGTCATGCGATCACCATGCAATCGCCGTTGCGGGTGGTGGAGTACAGGAAGGATGGAGTGTTCTTCGGGTATGCGGTGAAAGGGACTCCGGCGGATGCGGTGAAGTTAGGTGTGAAGTGTTTATTGGAAGAGCCGGTGGACCTGTGTGTTTCGGGGATCAATCACGGGTCGAACACGGCGATCAACATCATTTATTCGGGGACGGTATCGGCGGCGACGGAGGGGACGGTGTTAGGGATCCCGTCGATCGCGATGTCGTTGACGACGTATGCCGAGTGTGATTTCGGGGTTGCGGCGCGGTTCGCGAAGAAGCTGGCGTTGGAGGTGATGCAGAGGGGATTGCCGGCGGGGACGTTGTTGAATGTGAACGTGCCGGCGCTCGCGGAGTCGGAGATCAAGGGGGTGAAGATCACGAAGCAGGGGATCTCATCGTGGGCGGACACGTTTGACAGGAGGAAGGATCCTGCGGGTCGGGAGTATTTCTGGTTGACGGGGACGATGGATGTGACGGACACGGATCCGGAGACGGACCAGTTGGCGATCCAGGCGGGATACATATCGGTGACGCCGGTGCATTATCAGTTGACGGATGAAGTGCAGCGGGAGGTGATGCAGGGGTGGGGATTGCGTTGA